CCCATTACTTTCTACTTCTTCAGAAGCTCTGCTCAAGTTCATTGTGGCAGTGGAACTTTTTCTGTCGTCAGTCACCTAATATTATTAACTCTGCTTGGCTAAGTACAGGTTTTCCTTATTTGAGCTGACTGCACTGACAGTCAGTAAGAAGATGTAAATGTTATTGTCTGGacaagatctttttttttttattctaggCACTAATGAAGGGATGTATTGACTCCTCTCACCTTTTAAATGTCTCTCTTTTGTCATATTCCTTCAGTGGATGGATTGTAAGCCTGGCTGCCCTGAAGAACAGCATCCCTGTTGGTGTGATCATGATGATAAATGCCATCCTCTTTACTGCCCAAACTGCCATGGGGGTTGTCATGCTGAAGAAGGTGAGTTCATTTGTTTACATACAGGGAAAATTCAAAGGTAGTGATATGTACTATTCAGAGTtagacaataaaaatacaagttcTGTGGAGTATAAACACGTATATGTGACaacgttttttgttttgttgttttttttgtttgtttttttgtgtttggagGTTGCATTAGGGGACTTGTTTTAAATCATTAGTTATCAAAAACCACCTGGTGggacttttttaaattctgtagaACATTTGTGTGATCACATAAGGTAGTCACTTCAGTACAACACCTATTCCTGCTGAGCACCCTCTTGCTTAAAACCAGAATGTAGCCATTACTGATGTGACTTTACTATTACTGGTCTTTTGCTCGTTGACATAGGGGTTTTCTTCTGCAAAGGCCATTTTCACTACACTTAGCAGCCGTGCAGttaaaattgtttgtgtttttatccacTCTCATTTTAAACTTGTGCTCAGGTAAATTTTGATagtgatttgaaaatgtttaatcttACAGCCCTAGGGTGTACCCCTGCCTAtagcccagtgacagctggaatagatTACAGCATCCCTGTTACTCttgacaggaaaataaaaagtccTTGCATTGTGTTTGAAAGTCTAGAAAATTATGGTATTTggatttaataaatgcatttgaaatGCAAGGAATTGCACGAAGGTCAAAATTACGACTAGTAGGCTTCATTCAAATAATACTTTAATGTCAATGTACTTGCAAATGctttaaacaatattaaagATGAATGGGAGGCATTATCAAACAGTGGAATTTGATTTTGTGggttacattttcttaaataagTCAAATGAAGTTCTCAAGCTTTTTCGTGCACTTTCTACCTGGCAtttgcaaatacaataaaaggaATTCCTGCATGTGTCAAGTGTCAGCATGTTCTGCTCCTCCCTATTCCAGATCCACAGCCTGTACAGGCAGACTGATGCCAGCTTCCAGAAGGCCCAGGCTGAGTTTGCCACCGGAGTCATGTCCAATCAGACTGTACGCCAGGCTGCAGCCAATGCTGCCCAGGGGGCCCTCAGTACACCTCGGTAGACGGGCAAAAGATGGGCTGGGAGGGTAAAAaagtggaagaggaggagggccCTTTTCAGCTTCGTAGAGGTTCGGTTCAGTTATTTGCTTACAGGTGATTAGAATTTGATGGGAGGGGGTGAACAGGCACTACAATTACCCCTTGGTTACCCCCTAGGGCACGTGCATGAGATAGAGGTGGGGCTGTCTAATTTTACATCGTGTACAAGTTAGCTATATTGCCAAACCAGGAGTCAATATATCCCAAGTGTTGATTCAAGAAACAAAAAGATGGTGTGAAATGTGGAAACGATAAGATGCTGAAGCTGTATGAAATTTGGGAAAGTCATACCAAGTGCCAATTAATGCAGGGAAAATACCTTTGATATTGATAAACAAGCTCTGTGCCAAGTGGCTTAGGTCCAGCCTCGGTATTTcccatttttaaatgacttggATGTGCGTTGTCTTTACAAGGAACCATGTATGAggtaaatacagaaatgttgCCATTCTAACATCTGAATTATAACATTTTGTtgcttaaatgtaaaactaacaCGCTGTTTTGTTAATATTCATAATGACAATGCTTATACCGTATATGTTATTGCCATAAAGATAATGTAAAGGTTATGAACAAGTGTTTTTTGGATTGTATCTGTCACTGTTTTGTTGGTGCTGCTTCTGGTTGTTATTATTACAGGTCACTGTCTtcgttttaataaaaaatacattgtcatgCCTACTCAATCTACTGCGGATACTGTTTTTATATGTTCTTGACAAAATGTTACCTGAACTTCCCACACTCCACCTAAACAAGAGTCGCGCAGTTGTCATGGAAACCGTAACCAAGGTCGTCGGGAGTAAGTTTAGCTtgataaaactgaaatgtttgttcGGGTCGGGGGTAAACTAGCTTGTcttatattgtgttttgttaaatctCGTGTTAAGCACGTTCTGCAGCATAACATTTTTATCTAGACTGTCAGCTTTTGTCTATAGTAACACCTAAAGCTGTGGCGGTAGTGCGTTGCTAGGAAACGGCTTGGGTGGAGTTTATATACTGGCAAGCTAAGTTAGCAGCGTTAGTCTTATAGACGTTATTGTTCTGCTCTACGCACTCTTCAACACATTTACACCGTTTTATGTtttgaaagacagagaaagacggTCAGAAAATTCCCCTTAAACATTTCGTGTACTCTGGCGACACCCAACACACTTCAAGGAAACTGCCTCCAAGATGTCATCCTGACAACTTGTTGAATTTCAAGCTTTCTTcttttaatgttatttgtttgattgattgacaagaaaaaaaaccacaGGTAAGTTGTATTCTTGTTGATGACTCAAAgtctaaaaatatgtttaggATAATATAAATGTAAGGTTGTGCACAGTAAAAATGATATCAATGTGCCATCTGCAGCCACCTGTCCTGGACACCAAAGTCTCCTGGACCGTCAGCGGTTGAAGACTTGTATGGGCTGCCAGGCTGACGTCAGGCACTGTAGTCCCCGGCGTGAAGATGGCGGAGGCTGCCGAGACACCACAACACCGGTTTTTCTGTCACTGCTGTAAATGTGAAACAAGTCCCAAACTCCCGGTGAGTCTCATCGGAAAGCGCTTTCTTCCATTCGTGCTGGCCTGGGAATTAACCGTGCGTCAACGTAGGGagagattcagtttttttttttgttagaagTTCTTTGTCATCTAAAGGTGAAaagattgattttaaatatgtgtcCTGAAGTTGTAATTGCTTGCATCAGCAAAGCGCACAAATGCCAGCCTTTGGATGATTGTTTATGTCCGTACAGCACGCACTGTGATCCTACATTAGACGGAGACGGAGTGAAATCAGACGTTGCCATATTTAGAAGCGCCACTGTTGCCGATTTTGTGCCCGGTTGTCCACTGTCAGCTGCGTGTGAGAAACGTAAAGAGGAGTGTCACCTCATGCACCAGCAACTCGTGCACGGCCTCACAGACCGTTACATGCCGCCCGATGGCATTTTGCCCCTTTACGGTTCGATAAAGTAAAGGCCGATTGAAAGCTGTAACttctcatcatttttttttttgctctactGACGCATTTCACGGCACGATTACGCACAGACATTGGTATGATATAGCTGGctttaacgtgtgtgtgtgtgagtgagagagagagtgcacaACAAAACACCGCCAACAACGCTCAAACTACCCGTTTTACTTTTGTGTgcataaagaaacatttgacatttttgaaatgttggTTCCTTTACTCAATCCTTGAAATGAAATGGCtacagtatttgcattttacCTTGATTTGACTTTGTATTTAAGAGTCGTTGAATTTTTTAACCGTTCCTGTAATCAATAATAAGAATCCAGtaatatacactactcacaaaacgTTAAGCATATTCGACTTTCGGCTGAAATTTCacaatgcacctaaaatgcactataacctttacaggtgaacttaatttgaccttctctaaacctTTGACTGCGCATGTCAAAAGTTGACTGCCCTGTTCTAAGTTTCAGTAGTTATTGcgtaacatgctgttctctaacaaggtgattaaccgcAAAAATCACAACATGATCATATCTGATCCATGGATCGACCACTAACTGTCCTGGTTCAAtcacaatttgtatttaaacagtgcctttcatcatgctgttcacattttcaaGACTATACATGACAATTAACAAGAACGATTTcttgcttctacttaaatgcccaaCTTTCATGATGTAATATCACTGTTTCCATAAATTTTACCCAAGAGTCACATGTctctaactttttgtgagtataGTGTAGTAAGAGGTGtatattttttgaaaaaggCTGATTCTGCAGTAAGAAGTAATAAtatgtttggtgtttttatatttatactgtgGGCTTTTAGGCCTGAACCTGTTTAGAAAAACGTAGAAAAAATCCGATCTATATGTTCAtataatcttgtttttttttgttgttgttgttgttttttgagaCAGTTTCTCTACATGTTGAGCATGAGCCTGAGAAATCACTTTCTGGAATTCTTTAACTTTTGAAGAAAACTTTAGATTATGCACTTAGTACTTCAACTTTGAGTAAAGAAGTTAAATTTTACATAACtttttatggatgtagtgagggaggacatgaagttagttggtgtgagtgaagaggatgcagaggacagagttagatggaggcacatgattcgctgtggcgacccctgaaagggagcagccgaaaggaaaagaagaagacttgCACTTTTGCTCAAGTATTATGTTCGTGTATTTCTGCCACCTTTAGTTATTTTAATCAGAGACAGGAAACAGAATAAGAAATAAATTTACTGCCAAGTATGTTTTCACGTACAAAGAGTTTTTCTTATCAGACGTGGCAAGACATTTATTGAAGCgcttaagtacagttttgaggTGACAGTGATGTGACATCCTGGTGGccatgtgaataaaatacatacTATATAACTACAGTGTACTTCATTTGATTGTAGTAGTGTGGTATTGGCCTCTGGAACCAGCTCAAAAAACTTCTTAGAAGAATTTTGGGGGTTATAGTTGCTGATAAATGCCAATATTTTTGGAATGAGATGAAAAGTTGGAAGCCTTACACTTTTGGAAACATGTTGGatagtttattgttttgtttttctctttaaggATTTTGTCTGCCCCAGATGTGACTCTGGCTTCATTGAGGAGGTGGCAGAAGACTCTAGGTATatcaatgttttggttttttcacaatttaagttgtaaagcaaacatttctgttttttaaacaatgttgtGAAGCATGTTCCCCAAGTATTAAAATGCATGACGCCCACTATAGCCTCATGCCTGAAACAtggataatttaaaaaagtataaagttttaaaatacaaaactctCTGACTCTTACCAGtagtgttttttcattttacatccCTGATATTAAAAACgattttgattttactttttccagTCTCCTGCAGGACAGTACATCTATAGCCAGTGAAGATTCAAACTCATTGTTGTCAGAAGtatgtcttttaaaaatgtccttttaatTAGGgcactctttttttctctaagGTTTTGTTTGACACATTGCCTCTCTGCTCCCTCTAAGTTATGGCAACTCCTGTTTATGGAGcgctctgcactgctgtcacaTCCACCCTCATCAGAGTCCCACCCAGATAACAGCAACCAGGTGTCGGATGTTCAGAGCCGTCCCTCTCTTGCGTCACTGGGCACTGCCGAAGATATAGAACCTGAGTCTCTTCACCAGCCTGAACAAGAGACTTCATCCAGACTTAATCAAGCTCCTGGAGTGGAAGGGTGTGTGGACATGGTACACAGATACATAACCTGTGTGTTCTGAACTTTGCAACTGTAAAAGTCCTTTAGTATTGCACTTGATTCAGCTACGTTTGAGACCTAATGAATATGCTATATAACAATCCTAGGCCCTATGCCTGCAGTTATTTTAACCAGATAGAACAGCTGCCTATGTCAATGGATGCAATTGTTCCAGCATGGCATGGATTGAAATGGTTGATTGTACAGGAATGTCTGTCCTTTTAAAGCACACTAAAACACATGattgctctgtgtttttttcttgttaagaATTGTGCAGCAGTTCTTAGCTGGCCTGTTTGTTAACAACGGAAATCCCGGTGCTGCACCAGCTGCACTGTAAGCGTTTTTTAGATTTTCGATTCATGTCATTTACTTTTGATGTCATCTGAAGTTGTGTAACAACCTCCATCTCGGTCTCTCCCACCCTCTTTCTGATTGTATCTCAGATCCAACTTGCTACAGTTGCACTCAAACCCTGGAGACTACGCCTGGGGTCAGGGAGGCCTAGATGTTATCATTACTGAGGTCAGTGATATCTCAGTGGTCCTGTTAAAGACTAGTGACCCCCATTATATGTTgtaatgtactttttttaacattcagtCTTAATCTTATCCTTAAGATTATTTTtactaaactgttttctttgtttcctatGCCTATACTGTACATGCTATATGAAATTCTCCTACCACTACCCTAGTTGTTAGGACAGTTGGAGAACACAGGTCCACCCCCTGCAGAAAAGGAGATGATCTCATCCCTGCCAACAGTTTGCATCTCTCAGGAACAGACAGGTTGGAGCCCCAGTTGTACTGCACACCGACTCTATCATTATTACTGATTATTgatctccctgtgcttgcgtgggtgtTCTCAGGTTCCTCCTCccacaaagacatgcatgttaggttaattggtgactcacAGTGTTCCGTAGGTGTGACTGTGAGCATGAgtggttgtctgtttgtgtttgcctctatgtgttggctctgagatagactgtgCAGAGTGTACCTCACCTCTTGGCCAGTCACAGCTGGAATCGCCTCCAGCCCCCCCCACGACCCTAAACACAATAAGTGTTTAAGATAATGGTTTGATAAATGGATGTATTGGACATTGATTTCAAAAGTCTAGCTTTTAGCAGTTTGTATTGAAATGTTGCTGCTTTGCAGTTAAGCTCTACAGTAAATACAGCCTTTGCTTTCCCCCTACCtttccttcttttattttttgttcatgcCTCCTGTTTCTACCACTTCTTGTCATTAACTTCCTTCCTACCTTGCCTTTCATTATCCTATTTTTCCTTCCCTACTATTACCTCCTGCTtacttttttcttccatttcagTCTTGTATCCTCTCTACcctctttattttactttgcatgTTCATGTCTTTCCATTCCTCTTCTCTTCCCTTCCCTCTCCTAACATTTCTCTTTGCCTTTGTGCCCTCCTACCAAGTGTCCTTCCTCTTAACTCTCCTTTCCACCTCCAATGTTTTTCCTTCCTGTTATGTTTCTGTACCTCTTTAAACTTCTGCTTTCCTCTTTCTTTATATCTTTCTCTCCTGCTGTCTTCTCCTTATCCCACAATCTTCCACCTTTCTTCCATGTTTCCTTCCCTCCTCTCATCATTCCTTTTTCCAATCTATCTTTACTTTACTTCTCCTTATTGTAAAGAGATCACAAATGCTGTAGAGCATTGGcatgtcattaaaaaatgtgttttggcaTGAATGCAGAATATTTCTGAAAGGTAGTTACTCTTGATTAATAATGAGCTGTTAACGGAAAAAGCAAGCTATGCTCGCCAAGGATATATACCCCAAAATAGTTTTACCCatgtattaaaatgaataattgctGTTTTAACACAATTCATTCacaatttattaaatgttaggtgaaagcatttaaaaaatatttgctgtaaGTATGAAAGCTGCTAAATCTTTATTTACACATGAAATGACAGAGCTGCATTACAAATGTATCACTTTGTCACAATGTAGATCCGACTTGCTTATTTGACATGTGATGaatcattaaacattttatgactGGGTTTTTCTGTATCTACTTATCTTTTTCTCAGGCACACACTCATCTGCCtctgttttttcttattctccCCCCCAGACTGCAGAATGGAGTGTCCAGTTTGTAGGGAGGAGTATTCATTAGGGGAATCTGTCAGGAAGCTACCCTGTCTGCATTACTTTCACAGTGAATGTATAGTACCTTGGCTGGAGTTGGTAAGGATGAGGAGTGGTTGTGGTTACTGGGCTCATGTGTTTCAAGGTCTATTAGATTTGTCATCAAGGTTTTCACAGTGTGTCACACATCCTAACTTATAGGCTCTAAAGACAAAATAGAAACCTTTTTGTTAACAGACATGCAATACTGTAAATGCTGATTTTTGTCTGCagataaatatgatttttactCCTCTCTCTCAGCATGATACATGCCCAGTGTGCCGCAAAAGTCTTGACGGTGTCGACAACAGCCTCCTACCCACAACAGAACCATCAGAAGCCCGCTCCATCAGGACAGAGCAACAGGGGAGGCAGGCGAGCTGAAAGCCAGGCTATGCAACTCtacctctttttttgttttcaagagACATGTTCCTCAGACTCTCCCTCTGCATTGACTGCTTTTAAACGATACATATTACAGGCATCAAAGTCATAACATGCACCTCTACTAATTGTTAAGATTCACTACACACTGACGGACCTGGCAGTTTGCTGAAAATGCAGGTGATGTGCCCTTCTCGCTACACTGCCCTATAAGATGGTTTTCTGAATGACTGCCTTTGATGTCATGAACTAATCACCACTGAGCTGCCGGCGGTTGTCATAATGATGGGGATTCACAGATTTATGAAGTAACAAGGCGTCATAAGGCATTTCACAAGCCAGTTTCTTAATTCAGTAGTTTGACCTTTTTCCACAGTTCGTCTCCATAATTAAAGCTCAAACCTGTGAACTTTACCCTCtgctctcttctttcttctattgtatttaaaattacagcaatatattgttttc
The nucleotide sequence above comes from Channa argus isolate prfri chromosome 1, Channa argus male v1.0, whole genome shotgun sequence. Encoded proteins:
- the rnf115b gene encoding E3 ubiquitin-protein ligase RNF115; amino-acid sequence: MAEAAETPQHRFFCHCCKCETSPKLPDFVCPRCDSGFIEEVAEDSSLLQDSTSIASEDSNSLLSELWQLLFMERSALLSHPPSSESHPDNSNQVSDVQSRPSLASLGTAEDIEPESLHQPEQETSSRLNQAPGVEGIVQQFLAGLFVNNGNPGAAPAALSNLLQLHSNPGDYAWGQGGLDVIITELLGQLENTGPPPAEKEMISSLPTVCISQEQTDCRMECPVCREEYSLGESVRKLPCLHYFHSECIVPWLELHDTCPVCRKSLDGVDNSLLPTTEPSEARSIRTEQQGRQAS